A stretch of Rhodohalobacter mucosus DNA encodes these proteins:
- a CDS encoding NAD(P)H-binding protein produces MVVSILGCGWLGLPLAQFLKKEVSGIAVKGSTTSKSKLPLLKQAGITSYLIRLPDDLHDSDSASFWESDILILNIPPSAGTDPTPDSYPQLISDILKRAAEGGISKIIFTSSTSVYSSTGGLTTEEHAKPGTAARPSGEAVLKAENVIMESGLEYVILRLGGLYGYNRHPIKYLSGRKGLRDPLKPVNLIHQDDCIRVIAEVLGKEIKNEIFNVVSDGHPPRGEFYTSAARHFELPPPEFKDTPAIDYRVVSNKKLKKELNFSFTYPNPMDHTP; encoded by the coding sequence ATGGTTGTATCAATATTGGGATGCGGGTGGCTGGGATTGCCGCTTGCACAATTTTTAAAAAAAGAGGTGTCCGGCATTGCAGTGAAAGGATCTACCACCTCAAAAAGTAAATTACCGCTGCTCAAACAGGCAGGTATAACATCGTATTTGATTCGTCTGCCTGACGATTTACACGATTCTGATTCCGCATCCTTCTGGGAATCCGATATCCTGATTCTGAATATACCACCTTCCGCCGGTACAGATCCGACACCGGACTCATACCCCCAACTTATTTCAGATATCCTGAAACGGGCTGCAGAGGGCGGCATTTCTAAAATCATCTTTACCAGCTCCACATCTGTTTACAGCAGCACAGGAGGGTTAACAACCGAGGAGCACGCCAAACCCGGTACTGCAGCAAGACCATCCGGTGAGGCTGTTCTGAAGGCCGAAAACGTCATTATGGAGTCAGGTCTCGAATACGTGATCCTGCGTCTTGGCGGTCTTTACGGATACAACCGGCACCCCATCAAATATCTTTCCGGAAGAAAAGGGCTCCGTGATCCGCTGAAACCGGTTAACCTGATCCATCAGGATGACTGCATACGGGTTATTGCTGAAGTGCTTGGAAAGGAAATAAAAAATGAGATCTTCAATGTGGTATCGGACGGACATCCGCCGCGAGGTGAATTCTATACGTCAGCTGCACGGCATTTTGAACTTCCGCCGCCTGAATTCAAAGATACTCCGGCCATCGATTATCGGGTGGTTTCGAATAAAAAGCTGAAGAAAGAGCTGAATTTCAGCTTTACCTACCCCAATCCCATGGATCACACTCCATAA
- the hemG gene encoding protoporphyrinogen oxidase, with protein sequence MSEKKIAVIGAGITGLVTAYILQQNGTQTHLFERRAEAGGSIKTERKENWQYEYGPNTLLLKDREVADFLSRIQLNDAIVEANPAASKRFIVKDNTLMALPSSLASAVKTPLFGFGSKLRILAEPFIGRSQDPDETVASFVERRLGREVLDYAINPFVAGIFASNPEDLAVRHAFPLLYNLEKEYGSLVKGTVLGRKKRKESGRVKRKLISFKNGMQMLTDTLSEKMEHLNLESEVTEILQSSDGWTLRVNGKVKGPYSDVVVNIPLYRWGTDLLPVPDSMLSKLQEVTYQPLSVMIVGYKKADIDHQLDGFGFLVPEAEKRSILGALFSSTLFPGRAPSDSHLLTVFIGGGRQPEAAALSSEELFKRVEKELFELIGLTGEPVMKDHIYWPNAIPSYHPGYDEILNVFDQIESELPGLHLAGNFRGGVSVPDCIKNGMELGDRLSG encoded by the coding sequence TTGTCTGAAAAAAAAATAGCCGTCATCGGAGCGGGGATTACAGGTCTTGTTACTGCCTACATTCTGCAGCAAAACGGAACCCAAACCCACCTTTTTGAAAGAAGGGCAGAAGCGGGCGGTTCAATAAAGACAGAAAGAAAAGAGAACTGGCAGTATGAATATGGACCAAATACACTGCTTCTGAAAGACAGAGAGGTGGCCGACTTTTTGAGCCGGATTCAGTTGAATGATGCGATTGTAGAAGCCAACCCTGCCGCTTCAAAACGCTTTATAGTAAAAGACAACACCCTGATGGCGTTGCCATCATCTTTAGCTTCCGCAGTAAAAACCCCGCTTTTTGGATTTGGGTCGAAGCTGCGAATTCTGGCCGAACCTTTTATCGGGAGATCTCAGGACCCCGATGAAACAGTGGCATCATTTGTGGAGCGAAGACTGGGCCGTGAGGTTCTGGATTACGCCATCAATCCATTCGTAGCGGGTATATTTGCATCCAATCCGGAGGATCTGGCTGTACGGCATGCATTTCCGCTTCTGTACAATCTGGAAAAAGAGTACGGTTCACTTGTAAAAGGAACGGTTTTGGGCCGTAAAAAACGAAAAGAAAGCGGCCGTGTGAAACGGAAGCTTATTTCGTTCAAAAACGGGATGCAAATGCTCACTGATACTCTCTCAGAGAAGATGGAGCACCTGAACCTTGAAAGTGAGGTTACCGAAATTCTGCAGTCATCCGATGGGTGGACTTTGCGTGTGAACGGAAAGGTGAAAGGTCCGTACTCCGATGTTGTAGTGAATATTCCGTTGTACAGGTGGGGAACCGATTTGCTGCCGGTACCGGATTCGATGCTCAGTAAGCTTCAGGAAGTGACATATCAGCCACTTTCGGTTATGATTGTGGGATATAAAAAAGCCGATATCGATCATCAACTGGATGGGTTTGGTTTTCTTGTACCTGAAGCTGAAAAGAGGTCGATTCTGGGGGCGCTTTTTTCATCGACCCTGTTTCCGGGCCGCGCACCTTCCGATTCGCATCTTCTTACCGTGTTTATTGGTGGCGGACGCCAGCCCGAAGCAGCTGCCCTTTCGAGCGAAGAGTTGTTTAAAAGAGTGGAAAAAGAGCTTTTTGAGCTTATCGGGCTAACAGGCGAACCTGTCATGAAAGACCATATTTACTGGCCAAACGCAATACCATCGTATCATCCCGGTTACGATGAAATACTGAACGTGTTCGATCAGATAGAGAGTGAACTTCCGGGGCTGCACCTTGCAGGAAATTTCAGGGGTGGGGTTTCAGTACCCGATTGCATCAAAAACGGAATGGAGCTGGGCGACAGACTTTCGGGGTGA
- a CDS encoding metal-dependent transcriptional regulator, giving the protein MSRSQSVEDYLKAIYKLENEEEGGVSNSRLASEMEVSNASVTNMVKRLSDRGLVDYTSYYGSRLTAPGRKIALEIIRHHRLLELYLKEMLGYSWDEVHEEAEKLEHHISEQFGDKIAEMLNDPRFDPHGDPIPSKDGEMPVMKTYPLSEFESGLHCMISRVKDQNPELLRYLEKLGLIPGVKLRIVDREPFDGPITLEIADKKISIGYNVAESIFVIQE; this is encoded by the coding sequence ATGTCCCGCAGTCAGTCAGTTGAAGATTATCTGAAAGCAATTTACAAGCTGGAGAACGAAGAGGAGGGAGGCGTCTCCAACTCACGGCTGGCCTCTGAGATGGAGGTGTCAAATGCATCGGTTACAAATATGGTGAAACGACTCTCGGACAGAGGGTTAGTTGACTATACCTCGTACTACGGATCCAGGCTTACCGCTCCGGGCAGAAAAATTGCTCTGGAAATTATTCGCCATCACCGTCTTCTTGAGCTGTACCTGAAGGAGATGTTGGGATATTCCTGGGATGAGGTGCATGAGGAAGCTGAAAAGCTGGAGCATCACATTTCCGAGCAATTTGGGGATAAAATTGCGGAGATGCTAAATGATCCGCGATTCGATCCGCATGGAGATCCCATTCCAAGTAAGGACGGAGAGATGCCTGTCATGAAAACCTATCCGCTGTCAGAGTTCGAAAGCGGCCTGCATTGCATGATTAGCAGGGTAAAGGATCAAAACCCTGAATTGCTGCGCTACCTGGAAAAGCTGGGGCTGATTCCCGGTGTAAAACTGAGAATTGTTGACAGGGAGCCTTTTGATGGACCCATTACACTTGAAATTGCAGATAAGAAAATATCCATAGGCTACAACGTAGCCGAAAGCATTTTTGTGATTCAGGAGTAA
- a CDS encoding carboxymuconolactone decarboxylase family protein gives MSSKPNPLQEFRDTRKIMNEKIMNLDHLGIKRFFNLDTNTYKDGALPGKTKELLGLVASAVLRCNDCIDYHLEQCAESGFSKEEIVDALNVALVVGGSIVIPHMRHAIATLELLEEEGTLSAPLR, from the coding sequence ATGTCGTCAAAACCAAATCCTCTTCAGGAATTTCGTGATACCCGAAAGATAATGAATGAAAAGATCATGAACCTTGATCACCTGGGTATCAAGCGGTTCTTTAACCTCGATACAAATACCTATAAGGATGGTGCTCTGCCGGGTAAGACTAAAGAGCTGCTTGGCCTGGTTGCCTCGGCTGTTCTTCGGTGCAATGACTGTATCGATTATCATCTTGAGCAATGTGCTGAAAGCGGATTCTCAAAAGAGGAAATTGTGGACGCACTGAATGTGGCGCTTGTGGTGGGCGGCAGCATTGTGATTCCGCACATGCGTCACGCCATCGCTACACTCGAACTGCTTGAGGAAGAAGGAACTCTCTCAGCGCCTCTGCGGTGA
- a CDS encoding thioredoxin family protein: MKLSALYFTLFSLISVVMLSSTALAQSQSMEAVDRNINPVSLEEALKAAAREEKKILIDVYAEWCPYCQRMHSNVYTSEEVLKAISEYFIWVKINVESPSPVSYFGTEMTESQFASALENESVPTTYFLNSEGAIIGSQPGFIETEVFAALLTFVGSDAYLEQSFQEYTGRR; encoded by the coding sequence ATGAAACTTTCCGCACTCTATTTCACACTGTTTTCATTGATTTCGGTAGTCATGCTGAGCTCTACCGCACTGGCACAGTCTCAAAGCATGGAAGCTGTTGACCGGAATATCAATCCCGTTAGCCTGGAGGAAGCTTTAAAAGCAGCCGCCAGGGAGGAGAAAAAGATACTTATCGACGTTTATGCTGAATGGTGTCCCTATTGCCAGAGAATGCACAGCAACGTATATACAAGCGAAGAAGTGCTAAAAGCCATTTCAGAGTATTTTATCTGGGTGAAAATCAATGTGGAATCACCTTCGCCGGTTAGCTATTTCGGTACAGAAATGACGGAATCACAATTTGCATCGGCACTTGAAAATGAGAGTGTGCCAACAACCTATTTTCTCAATTCGGAAGGTGCAATCATAGGTTCTCAACCGGGCTTTATAGAAACAGAGGTCTTTGCAGCACTCCTTACGTTTGTGGGCAGCGATGCATACCTTGAACAGTCTTTTCAGGAGTACACCGGGCGCAGGTAA